One genomic segment of Paenibacillus xylanexedens includes these proteins:
- the odhB gene encoding 2-oxoglutarate dehydrogenase complex dihydrolipoyllysine-residue succinyltransferase: MSEIKVPAMGESITEGTVSRWMVKEGDTVNQGDVLLELETDKVNIEISAEESGVLEKIIRQEGETVVIGETIGTLSAGSGGGSGAPASEPAAEEKKAVTPAPEAPTPPPAPVAAAPESSDSAKTASPSARKLARERGIELDQVQSKDPIGRVYQDDVKSHNNQAPAPAAPPASKAPAAPSAPAAGNSTYTKPVERQRMSRRRATIAKRLVEAQQTAAMLTTFNEVDMTAIMDVRKRRKDKFKEKHEINLGFMSFFTKAVVGALKKFPTINAEIDGEDVVLKKYYDIGIAVSAKEGLVVPVVRDADRLGFAEIEKSIADLASKARSNTLALSDLQGGTFTITNGGTFGSLLSTPILNTPQVGILGMHKIQLRPVAIDAERMENRPMMYIALSYDHRIIDGSEAVRFLVTVKELLEDPESLLIEG; the protein is encoded by the coding sequence GTGAGTGAAATTAAAGTACCTGCAATGGGTGAGTCAATAACTGAGGGAACTGTATCCAGATGGATGGTTAAAGAAGGGGATACCGTTAATCAGGGTGATGTGCTTCTTGAACTGGAAACGGATAAAGTAAATATTGAGATCAGCGCCGAAGAAAGTGGCGTGCTGGAGAAGATCATTCGTCAGGAAGGAGAGACGGTAGTGATCGGTGAAACGATCGGTACACTCTCAGCTGGTTCTGGAGGAGGAAGCGGTGCACCCGCTTCCGAACCAGCAGCTGAAGAGAAAAAGGCCGTTACTCCTGCACCTGAAGCTCCAACACCACCACCAGCACCTGTTGCGGCAGCACCGGAGTCATCCGATAGTGCCAAGACGGCTTCACCGTCTGCCCGTAAGCTTGCACGTGAACGTGGTATCGAACTGGATCAGGTTCAGAGCAAAGATCCGATTGGACGGGTATACCAGGATGATGTGAAGAGTCATAACAATCAGGCGCCTGCTCCTGCTGCTCCACCTGCGAGTAAAGCTCCAGCAGCACCAAGTGCTCCGGCAGCTGGAAATTCAACCTATACCAAACCAGTGGAGCGTCAGCGGATGTCTCGCCGTCGTGCAACCATTGCGAAACGTCTGGTAGAGGCTCAGCAGACAGCAGCCATGTTGACTACGTTTAATGAAGTTGATATGACTGCGATCATGGATGTACGTAAACGCCGTAAGGACAAGTTCAAAGAGAAACATGAAATTAACCTGGGCTTCATGTCCTTCTTCACCAAAGCGGTTGTGGGGGCTCTGAAAAAATTCCCTACAATTAACGCAGAGATTGATGGCGAAGATGTTGTACTCAAAAAGTATTATGATATCGGCATCGCCGTATCTGCGAAGGAAGGACTGGTTGTACCGGTTGTGCGTGATGCAGATCGTCTGGGCTTTGCCGAGATCGAGAAGAGCATTGCGGACCTGGCATCCAAAGCTCGTTCCAACACTTTGGCGTTATCTGATCTGCAAGGTGGAACGTTCACCATCACCAATGGTGGAACATTTGGTTCCTTGTTGTCTACGCCAATTCTGAATACACCTCAAGTGGGTATTCTGGGGATGCATAAGATCCAGCTTCGTCCAGTGGCGATTGATGCAGAACGGATGGAGAACCGTCCAATGATGTACATCGCGTTGTCCTACGATCATCGGATTATCGACGGTAGTGAAGCTGTTCGTTTCCTCGTGACCGTGAAAGAACTGCTTGAAGACCCGGAATCCCTGTTAATTGAAGGTTAA
- a CDS encoding 8-oxo-dGTP diphosphatase has product MDTRIEILTMCMVWDKMNDQVLLMNRPDRKGFPGYIAPGGKVDFPESIVDGAVREVLEETGLVVNEITYKGLDEFCDPEQGLRYMVFNYLATSFEGRLLQDPPEGELLWVPMKRVFELPMQDWFAERFPRFFQKGTFERSVIWEKSSGRTLQETFMVYSDSVLEQSGTR; this is encoded by the coding sequence ATGGATACTAGAATAGAGATATTAACGATGTGTATGGTATGGGACAAAATGAATGATCAGGTGTTGTTAATGAATCGGCCGGACCGCAAAGGATTTCCGGGATACATTGCTCCTGGGGGGAAGGTAGATTTTCCGGAGAGTATCGTGGATGGTGCCGTGCGGGAGGTTCTGGAGGAGACAGGGCTAGTAGTTAATGAGATTACGTATAAAGGGCTTGATGAGTTCTGTGATCCCGAACAAGGATTGCGGTACATGGTATTTAACTATTTGGCGACTTCATTCGAGGGTCGGTTATTGCAAGATCCGCCCGAAGGCGAACTGTTATGGGTGCCTATGAAGCGGGTTTTTGAGCTGCCTATGCAGGATTGGTTTGCTGAACGTTTCCCGCGTTTTTTCCAAAAAGGTACTTTTGAGCGCAGCGTGATCTGGGAGAAGTCATCCGGACGTACACTGCAAGAGACATTTATGGTGTATAGCGATTCGGTACTTGAACAGAGTGGGACCCGATAA
- a CDS encoding GNAT family N-acetyltransferase produces MKLSFRILDWEEERPYELLLMADPSKAIVDEYLSRGVCFIAEYEGEMVGEFVLLKTRPETAEIVNIAVQEELQGQGVGKHMIKEAMEAARRLGCRILEIGTGNSSFHQLKLYQRCGFRIIGVDRDFFVRHYEEEIIEDGIRCVDMIRMAIDLDAVTEDGKK; encoded by the coding sequence ATGAAATTGTCGTTCCGGATTTTGGACTGGGAAGAAGAGAGACCGTACGAACTTTTATTGATGGCTGATCCTTCAAAAGCAATTGTAGATGAGTACCTGAGTCGGGGTGTTTGTTTTATTGCCGAGTATGAAGGAGAGATGGTTGGGGAGTTCGTATTGTTGAAGACTCGTCCAGAGACTGCGGAGATTGTTAATATTGCCGTACAGGAAGAACTGCAGGGACAAGGTGTAGGCAAACACATGATTAAGGAAGCGATGGAAGCTGCACGTAGATTGGGCTGCCGGATTCTCGAGATTGGGACAGGCAACTCTAGTTTTCATCAATTGAAGTTATACCAACGTTGCGGTTTTCGCATTATCGGGGTTGATCGTGACTTCTTTGTGAGGCACTATGAGGAAGAGATTATAGAGGATGGTATCCGCTGTGTGGATATGATCCGTATGGCCATAGATTTGGATGCTGTTACAGAGGATGGAAAGAAATAG
- a CDS encoding 2-oxoglutarate dehydrogenase E1 component: MTIVEGNKKPWESYYGPNMGYVQEQYELFTQDPGSVTPAYRELFEQWGAPPMSGRDARTTLNSGNAQSASGSVDIQLLQKAVTAGKLVWNIRTYGHLAADIDPLGISEDTDTSLLEPQHFELNEEDLKALPASLIWEGADGQTATGWDAIQRLRQIYTGPMAYEFSHVHEVQEREWLNRRAESRTSPAPLTPKERKALLERLVEVEQFEDYLHKTFVGQKRFSIEGNDVLVPMLDEAVRIMAEAGSSHILMGMAHRGRLNVLAHVLGKPYSKIFSEFHHAPNKDLVPSEGSTGINYGWTGDVKYHMGANRFVKDGETVQARLTLANNPSHLEYVNPVVQGFARAAQDDRRDPGYPKQDVTKAATILMHGDAAFPGEGIVAETLNFKALPGYQNGGTIHIIVNNRLGFTTDSSDSRSTYYASDLAKGYEIPIVHVNADNPDACIAAIRMAAEYRNRFKKDFLIDLIGYRRYGHNETDDPETTQPIVYDKVKNHPTVSHLYQDQLKEESIIDDASITSIRDGVTNKLKEAYDQMKKNEVHEYYQRKISEPEAVTITPTAVPLENLRSINADLLKWPENFNVYPKLQRILQRRSTSLNEGEKVDWSLAETLAFATILADGKPIRISGQDAERATFAHRNLVLHDSENGAKFCPLHHLPQARASFAIYNSPLSEESVVGFEYGYNVYSPDTLVIWEAQFGDFANCAQVIFDQFVSAGRAKWSQKSSLVMLLPHANEGQGPEHTSARLERFLQLCAEDNMTVANLSSASQYFHLLRRQASLTETEDARPLVMMSPKSLIRNPRVASPAVEFSEGKFELVLEQAGLGTQPDRVERIILCSGKIAIDLEDAFEKDKADWSWLHIIRVEQLYPFPAEEIKRILARFSNVKELVWVQEENKNMGAWTYMEPRLREVAPEGTTVRYEGRPEHASPSSGYQLVHSMEQQQIITSALKQTTKNNIPLGR; encoded by the coding sequence ATGACGATCGTGGAAGGCAACAAGAAGCCCTGGGAAAGTTACTATGGCCCCAATATGGGATACGTACAGGAACAATATGAATTATTCACTCAAGACCCTGGTTCGGTTACACCGGCTTATCGTGAACTATTTGAACAATGGGGTGCACCGCCGATGTCTGGCAGGGATGCACGCACAACCTTGAATTCCGGCAACGCCCAATCGGCTTCCGGAAGCGTAGACATTCAACTATTACAGAAAGCGGTTACAGCGGGTAAACTGGTATGGAACATCCGTACCTATGGTCATCTTGCTGCAGATATAGATCCGCTTGGAATCAGTGAAGATACAGACACATCTTTGCTGGAACCTCAGCATTTTGAATTAAACGAAGAAGATCTGAAAGCTTTGCCTGCTTCCCTGATCTGGGAAGGTGCAGATGGACAGACAGCAACCGGATGGGATGCAATCCAACGCTTGCGTCAGATATACACTGGACCCATGGCCTACGAATTCAGTCATGTGCACGAAGTTCAAGAGCGTGAGTGGCTGAATCGTCGTGCGGAATCCCGGACATCACCGGCTCCACTTACGCCGAAAGAACGTAAGGCTTTGCTGGAACGTTTGGTTGAAGTTGAGCAATTTGAAGATTATCTTCACAAAACATTTGTTGGGCAGAAACGTTTCTCCATCGAAGGTAACGATGTGCTTGTGCCGATGCTGGATGAAGCTGTTCGCATCATGGCAGAAGCCGGATCAAGCCACATTCTGATGGGTATGGCCCACCGTGGACGGTTAAATGTGCTGGCTCATGTTTTGGGCAAACCGTACAGCAAAATTTTCTCTGAATTTCATCATGCTCCGAACAAAGATTTGGTTCCATCGGAAGGATCGACTGGAATCAACTACGGTTGGACGGGGGATGTCAAATATCATATGGGTGCCAACCGTTTTGTGAAAGACGGGGAAACTGTGCAGGCACGCCTTACTCTGGCGAATAACCCGAGCCATCTGGAATACGTTAATCCGGTTGTACAAGGGTTTGCACGTGCGGCTCAGGATGACCGTCGTGACCCAGGATATCCGAAGCAGGACGTGACTAAGGCAGCTACCATTTTGATGCATGGTGATGCAGCATTCCCTGGAGAAGGGATCGTTGCAGAGACGCTTAACTTCAAAGCTCTGCCAGGATATCAGAATGGTGGAACCATCCATATTATCGTCAACAATCGTCTGGGTTTCACTACAGATAGCAGTGATTCCCGTTCAACGTACTACGCAAGTGACCTTGCTAAAGGGTACGAAATTCCGATTGTACACGTGAATGCGGACAATCCGGATGCTTGTATTGCAGCCATTCGTATGGCAGCCGAGTATCGCAATCGTTTCAAAAAGGATTTCCTGATCGACTTGATCGGTTACCGTCGCTACGGCCATAACGAAACCGATGATCCAGAAACGACTCAACCTATCGTTTATGACAAGGTGAAAAACCATCCAACGGTAAGCCACTTGTATCAGGATCAGTTGAAAGAGGAATCGATTATCGATGATGCATCCATTACGAGCATTCGCGATGGAGTAACGAACAAATTAAAAGAAGCTTATGACCAGATGAAGAAAAATGAAGTACATGAATATTATCAGCGGAAAATCAGTGAGCCGGAAGCTGTTACGATTACTCCGACTGCGGTACCGCTGGAGAATCTGCGCAGCATTAATGCCGATCTGCTGAAATGGCCTGAGAACTTCAATGTGTATCCGAAGTTACAGCGGATTTTGCAACGCCGGAGCACTTCCCTGAACGAAGGGGAAAAAGTGGATTGGAGCCTTGCGGAGACACTCGCATTTGCAACCATTCTGGCAGATGGCAAGCCAATTCGGATTAGTGGACAGGATGCCGAGCGTGCTACATTCGCTCATCGGAATCTGGTGTTGCATGATTCGGAGAATGGAGCAAAGTTCTGCCCATTACATCACTTGCCACAGGCAAGAGCATCCTTTGCAATCTATAACAGTCCGTTGTCTGAAGAATCCGTTGTTGGATTCGAATACGGATATAACGTATATTCACCCGATACACTGGTCATCTGGGAAGCTCAATTCGGTGACTTTGCCAACTGTGCACAGGTTATCTTTGATCAGTTTGTATCAGCGGGTCGTGCCAAGTGGTCTCAGAAATCCAGTCTGGTCATGTTGCTTCCACATGCGAATGAGGGTCAGGGACCTGAGCATACAAGTGCTCGTCTTGAACGCTTCCTTCAGCTTTGTGCAGAAGACAACATGACGGTTGCCAACTTGTCGAGTGCTTCTCAGTACTTCCACTTGTTGCGTCGTCAAGCTTCCTTGACTGAAACGGAAGATGCTCGTCCACTTGTGATGATGTCACCGAAAAGTCTCATTCGGAATCCGCGTGTTGCTTCACCGGCAGTCGAATTCAGTGAAGGCAAGTTTGAGCTTGTGCTGGAGCAAGCCGGACTGGGTACACAGCCGGATCGCGTAGAGCGCATTATTTTGTGCAGTGGCAAGATTGCCATTGACTTGGAAGATGCTTTTGAAAAAGATAAAGCAGATTGGTCATGGCTTCACATCATTCGAGTGGAACAGCTATATCCGTTCCCGGCAGAAGAGATTAAACGCATACTCGCACGTTTCAGCAATGTAAAAGAACTGGTATGGGTACAGGAAGAAAACAAAAACATGGGTGCCTGGACATACATGGAGCCTCGTCTTCGTGAAGTTGCCCCGGAAGGCACAACCGTTAGATACGAAGGTCGCCCGGAACACGCAAGTCCTTCCAGCGGTTATCAGCTTGTGCATAGTATGGAACAGCAACAGATTATTACATCTGCGTTGAAACAAACGACGAAGAATAATATTCCACTGGGGAGGTAA